CCCAGGGAAGGCACATCATCCTTGCTGTACACACCTCCACTTTCCTCTCTGTGGGCTAATGCAGTGCTAGGCTGGGTAGATCTAGGGCTAGATCAATTTGGGATTTAATAATTTGGGTTATGGACGTGCCTCGAGGGTCCCAGTACCAGTTGAAGACCCCcttactgcactgggcagcacataGATGCTGAGattggaggggggaaggggaaattgCACTGGGTGTTGCACAAACCCCAGGTGAGATTCAGCccacattgtgccaggcactgtacaaagagtGAGACTAGGGAGGAGGGCATTGCAGATTGCTGTGCAGGCTCTAGGACAGACCGGGGTCCCatcgtgctgggtgctgcacagaaagagacagtccctaccccaaacagTTTGCAAAGGTTTGTGCATATGAATATTGTTACTTGTATGCATTGCTGGGTTTGGCGGGAAAGCCCACTGGGGACGCTGCTTGCACATCATAGTGGGCATGTTAGGTTCAGTGTGAAGAGCCCATTAGGGATGTGTTGGGTTCAGCAAGAAGGCACCCTTGGGGATGCTGCTGGCGAGTTGTTGGGAATGTGCTGGGATTGGTGGGAAGTCCCCATTGAGGATGCTGCTCATGTGTCATTGAGGACATGTTGGGATCAGTGGAAAGGCCCTACTGGGGATGCTGCTCATGTGTCACTGGGGAATTGTTGGGATCAGTGGAAAGGCCCCATTGGGGGATGCTGCTCATGTGTCATCGAGGACATGTTAGGATCGGTGAGAAGGCCCCATTGGAGATGCGGCTCATGTGTGATTGAGGACATGTTGGGATTAGTGAAAAGGCCCCATTGGGGATGCTGCTCATGTGTCATCGAGGACATGTTGGGATCAGTGGAAAGGCCCTGTTTGAGACATGGTAGGTTGAGTGGGATGAGCCCCATCATCGCGGGTGGCAGGCTGGGAAGGAATGGCCCAACGTTGGATCTTATGTTAGGGCAACTCAGTAGGAGTTAGGACGAGGCACCAGCCTGAGGATTTCCATGCCTTGTGTAGCCTGCTGAGCCATCACAGGCTTCCCACAGTGTCCAGGTGCTGCGCATGTCCCAGGTGGACAGTGAGCTGCCGGCTGCATCCAGGTCCCTGGCCTGTAGGTGAAATCCCTAGTCTAGGTGGGATGTGGGATGTCACTTTTCTGCCCTGAACTCACTTTCCCCTCAAGCTGATATAGCAGcatttctctctctttgctgctgtttccccGGCACTAGTTCCTGTTTCAGAGGTTACCCCTGAAGAGAAGGTGGAGTGATAACccgctcctctcccttccccccactccaggCTCGGTCATTTGTCAACAGGTTTAAACCGTGGGAGAGGAAATGTTCATGCTGATATGGTCACAGTGTGACCATCACACTGGTTTCTTGGGGACATGTGAGGCACATGGGCGGGGTATTAACTATAGAACAGCTAGTTGTGGCTGGTGTGGTCAGGTAGTTAGCTCATGCATGCTAGCAAGAGCCGTGTTACATCAGTTTTCAGGATGCTTCCCAGGACCAATGTTGCTTGTGAACGGTTTAGTGATAGTGTGCTGGAGCATGTTTGAGCCTTGCTGGCTTCACTTGTCACTTTCTGCCACCGTCCTGCCCACCAGGGAAAGTACAAAGCTGTCAGGAGCCTACTGTCTGTGCCTGCAGAGGCATGAGCTCAGGCTGGGCTGCTGTTGTCCCCAAAGCACACTCCAGGGATGGTGGGCGTGGATCATGTGGTTAATGTTACCGAGGCAGCGCTAACCTTTGTGGTGGGAAGAGGGTGCTCACACTCCTCCCTGTCTCAGCAGCTTGGCTGCACTGCCACCCTCCTATGAAGTCACAAACTGGTCACCCAGAGGGACTGTCAAAAGCTCAGGGGAGCATGTCATAtggctccctcccccttcccccagcctgtctgtgttctgtgcctCATGGACCCTGCTTCCCACCTGACACATGTCTCTGGGTCCTGTGCCCTACAGACCCCGCTcaccccaccttgtctcacaGCCCGTGGACCCCTGTCTGCCCCACAGACCTGCCATTGGCTCCAGCATGCGCTGCTCAGCCAGGCTGCCCAtggtttattttgacatttttaaaacttcAATTAAAAACCTGAAACAAACCGTAAAGTTCCTGCCGTTATCTACCAAAACGGCTGCTGTCCTCATGGGCTCCTCCCCCTGGAGCTGTCTGTGGTTTTGAGTCTCAAGGCACTCCTGTCATTAGTGCACTTTGACTTGTGCAGCACATGCCGATGTACTATTGAAACCTCCCTGGAGCGGACAGTGGTTTCCTCTTTCTGCAGAGCACTGCAGGCACCGAGGGGACACAATAGATAATAGGGCTTGGAGACCAGCAGGGCCTGATGCAGCCCATAAGATGGTACTAAAGTAGCCCAGAAAAGGAGGCCTGTCTCTGATCCCTGCCTGCCATAATGGGGTTAACACTGGGGCTAATCCTGGCTCTTGTTGACTCTCTTCAGGAGCAATTTGGGAACTGAAGAATTTCTGGCCAGAGTTTGTGCTGGTTCCTGAGCAGGGGAAGAATTGGGAAGACAAGCTGCAGCTCAGGGTCACTGCTCCTTCTATGACTTTCTTGGCTAAAGTTGCCCCCCATTGATATCACAGCTCAGCATTGTTCCTGATAGCACTGCTGGGAGCATGCGCTGAGACATCTCCAGGGGGCTGCCGGTGTTTTAGCCACTCTGTCACAAGCTCTTGTTTATATTCCAGCAGCACACAGAGGTGTAACGTGCAGACTCCACTCTCTGCAATAACCCCTAAGTGGGAAACAGGATAACTCACTCTTTCCTGCCTGAAAGCACCTgtagaccattgctccttgcaTTGCTCAAGTTCGCTGATAAATGTGTTTTAGAAAACAAACAATCTCTGTCTCAGATGAGAATGGTTATTAATTTTTATTGGGAATAAAATGCACAAGAAAATATGAACTTCTGTGAAAGTACAACATAAGAGTTATATGAAATAACCTTTCAAGCAGGAGCAAATGCTACAAAGCACTAGAATATGAAGTGATTGCCCCTGATAGGAGAGGGGACCCCTGCTGGGCTTTGGGTGGCTGTGGAGTTTCTTATGCTGCTTCACCTTCACCCCACCACTCTCCTTACATTGCTAATGTGTCTGTGTTCATGCTATTTCAGCATCATGCTCTCCTGGAGTGTTCCCACGTCCTTGAGAGATGCAGAGTCCCTGACACTTGCCATTCCTGGATCCTTTCGCCACAGCTGGAGAAGTTTGCACAGAATAGCAGCCCTGAGTCATCTTTGTCTGCCTATAGGGTATCCTTCCTAAGACTGGGCAAACAGCCAGTGAGAATCATCCCTGTTCACCCTGGGGCGTGCAGGAGGGAGTCACCTGCAGGGGCTCCTTTGCTCAGCATAGGCTGAAGCCTGTTTGCATTTGTTAATGAAATACAAACAGTTGTCTGGGCTACAAGCTGATGCTTCTACTCTCAGTActgcggggtgtggggggctgtgcAGAGTAACCCTGTCCCATGGGAcgagggacagagaagggaagggTGCAGGGTGTGCTTTCAATAATGCTCAGTTTGGATAGAGAACACAAACTATTCTCGCAGCAAAAAGCTTCGCTTAAGTGTTAATGCAGCAATTGCCAGGGGCGGAGCAGTCTGCTGAGGCTGTGCCGAGACACCTTGATTgcggggactggggggggggggtgcacaaATGCAGAAGGTGTTATGGCTCCACAGAGCTCACCCTCTCAGTTAGACAGGACGGATCTAACACACCAAGGGCTGTTGCGCTAACGAGCAGCATGGGGATTGCCCCTCGCTGTTATTTGGGTGTGCGtactgggggcagtggggagtgggAGTTGTGGGAGATGAGTGTGTTtgggggaggtgtggggctgtgaggagtgtgtgtgttttggggaggTTAtgtagggctgggtgtgtggttGATTGTGAGCACCTCAGCAAGGACTTTTACTGGAAGAGGAAAGTCATTGGCCGatgaggcagggactgtttttgttctgtgtttgtacagtgcgtcCATGATTAGAGCTCCTAGATGCTACGGTCAGACACCTATTGGGGCTGTTGTTGTAAGCATAAGTGGTGCAGAGAGCAGGGATGGTGTTGGAGGAGTGAACACTGGGCAGAGAGTCGGGGACTCTGATCCAAGTGCTGTTTTGGGGGGAGGTCAGTGAGTCCCTTTGTTGTGTGCAGCCAGTATGTACCAGGGATGCTACATTGCAGCATTGGCTTGCCCCTGCTGTAGGACCTGGCCCCATCTGTCCCAGCCAGACTAATATCTTCAGTAGGAAACTTCCAGACTCTCTTGTTATGATGATCTGAAGCTCCTGAAAATGCAACCTTGCAGCATTGACTGAAACGGCTCAGCACTTGGCACCTGGTAACTGATTTAGGGGAAGGGACAGACCCATGGCCTGCTCAGAAACCACGTGTACAACCTCTGGCACCTGCACCTACAATCCACAGAGATTTGGTGATCGCGCCAGCCCGTCAGAAATCTTCTACTGTTTCTTCCCAGCTCATTCTGAGTCTCTCAGCTCCTGCACTCCTGCTTGTGGTGAGCTGCTCAGGAGGCTGGGTAACCACAGGTGTCTGGCTGTGTCTGGCTATGATTATAGTGACTGCTtgtctccccttccctgccccttgggGAATGTTTCACCCCTTGCCGccccttctccccttccctgcccccttggGGAGCTGTTTGCCCcttgcagccccagctcccccacacctCTTTGGGGAGGGGTTTTCCCcttgcagccccagctcccccctagAGCCCTGAGTAGGATGCTTCAGTGGTCTCCGACCAGGTGGAGTCCTTGCGCTGGCTCGGTGTCTGTACGTGTCTGCGCAGGAACTCGTGGCTCACGCAGCCCACGTGGCCCAGTAGCTCCAGGAACTTGTTGCGGAACTTGATGCCGACAAAGGcgtagagcagggggttgaggcagcaGTGGAAGTAGCCCAGGCTGGCAGTGACAGACATGGCGATGTCCAGGCTGGCCTCCATGGCACAGTCCCGCCCCACCACCTGCAGGTCGATCAGCGTGTTTGCCAGCAGGGCCAGGTGGTAGGGTGTCCAGCACACGAAGAAAACCACCACCACTGTCAGGATGACCCGCATGGCCTTGTGCTTGTGGAAGCCTTGGGAGCGCAGCAGAGTGTGAATAATGCAGGTGTAGCTGTACAGCATGGCTCCCAGGGGCAGGAAGAAGCCCAACATGTGGTAGCACATGCTCAGGGCCGTTTTCCAGTGCCGGGAGGTGTTGATGGAGAAGTTGTGGGAGCACAAAGTGATGTTGAGGCGATAGTCCTTCTTGACTTCCAGGTACAGGAAATCTGGCATGGTTAAGAGGACGCAGATGCCCCAGACCACCAGGCAGCTGGCCACCATCAGATGTGACTTGTTCCTCTTATACATGTGCACGGCATGGACGATGGAGAGGTACCGGTCGAAGCTGATGCACACCAGGAAGAAGATGCTGGAGTAGAAATTTATCTTGAAGATGGAGCCGACCAGTTTGCAGGTGCCAGTGCTGAAGACCCAGCCGTGCACGGCCTGAACTGCCCAGAAGGGGAGTGTCACCACCAGCAGTACGTCAGCGAGCGCCAGGTTAAGGATGAACACATCGGTCCCAGCCAGGGACCTCTTGCACTGCAGTAGCAcagccatcaccatgcagttcCCGCATAGCCCCAGTGGGAATAGCAGGCTGTAGAGGACTGGCAGGAAGACCCTGTCAAAGGCCTGGATACTCGTGGAGGTGCAGGGTGGCACAGAGCAGCAGGTGTCACTTTCGTTGTCGTAGTCAGGGGAGAAGCTGATGCTCTCCAACAGGTCGGAGACATCATCTCCACTGAAGGTATATGCACTGTTACCCTAGACAGGAAAGGAGACATGTGAAAATCAAAGGGTTATTCTCACTCTGTACCCTTGGTTTCTCTGTTActggctgggggtgtctggggctgcCTACAGCAGCTCTCTTCTCTGCAGCTGGTCTGCGAGGGGTTGGACCCTTTAGGGCTGCAGCCTTTGGGATACGTCAGCTTATTCCCTGGGCACACTGGGCAAAAGTGAAATCTGCAGCACTCCTGGTGTACAAGTACCACTTAACGTTATCTATGCAACGAAGTCCAATTGCTCAGACAGTAgactgggagcaggactcctgggttctatttccagcctgCCATTGACTTCCTGctggaccttgggcaaatcatctCCTCTTCTGTCTGCTTCTGCTTCCCCTACTGCCCTTTCCCTGCCTTGCTGTGAAGCTTGTAAGTTTTTTGGGGCAGCAACCATCTcactctgtgcagtgcctggttGCCCTGATCTCTGTCAAGGCCTCTAGCTGCTACCATAACATTACCCCCATCAGTGTAACAAACTTgccaactgtttgaaatgggccatcctgattatcactacaaaagtatttttttctcctgctgataatagcccaccttaatcaattagtctcgttatagttggtatggcaacccccgttttttcatgttctctgtatgtgtgtgtgtgtgtgtgtgtactgtattttccactgcatgcagctgatgaagtgggctttagcccatgaaagcttatgctcaaataaatttgttagtctctaaggtgccacaagtacttctcgttctttttgctgatacagacaaacacggctaccactctgaacccCACTTGCAGTTTTTGGGGAATGAACTATTCGCAGAGGGATGTTTGCACTCAGTCCAAGGTGTGTCTTAGTGCCCAGTGAGGTGTTCAAGTTACATGCTGGATGTAATGACACAAAGCATGTTGTTGTTGTGTTTATTATTTTTCCAGGGCCACAGAGCCCACGCGGGGTGGAGGGGACCTGCAATGTGATTCTAGCTGCAAGACTAGTGTGGAAGTGGGTAATTGCttgggtgggggttggggaaagGGTTACAGGGAGAGAGGGTTAAGGGGCTGTAAACTCAGGGGCCAGTCCTGCTctcagtgggagtttggccagTGGTGTTGCTGGGAGTTGGATGGGTTCGTTGAGACACTGTACAGTGACTAAAGGCAGTCAATGTTTTTCTGATGGAACAGTTGCTgtcaaaaatgcagtttcattgaAATCTAAAGGTgtcactggaaccttttgatttCCATGAATTATTTTTGACAGGAAAAAGTCTAAACATTATGTTTTGACTTTTGTATTAAAATATTACATAGGTGTATAATATTTAATATGTTAATATCATACAAACCATGCTGATGGTCCCAAATGgatatttttcataatttttgtttaataagaaatgttgaaatttcaGCTTTTGGTTCAGATTCGGaatggaaatttttaaaaaaagtcagaagGTTCTGCAAAATGGGGTGGTTGCATTGTGCACACGCACGCACGCCCCAGGGGCAGTGGAGGGCATAATCTGTGCGGTTGCCTTGTGTTTGTATAAacgaggtggtttttttttttctatagATACGAAGAGACGTTAGCTCCCAGTGGGAGCAGGATACAATTCTCCCCCATTGCCCCATCTCCTCCTGAGATCTAGGGAAagttcccacccctgcccctgttGAGAGCCAGGCAGTTCTTCCCCCACTAGCTGCTCCCTTTCCCCTTGCCCCTCTGGGAACTGCTGGGTgcagagcactttggaaaatctgaccCCAGATGTTTGCTTTTCTCTCGGCTGGTGAGGTTGGGCAGATGCTGCCCTGGCACATGGTGTGAAAACCAGCACCTTGTGCTCTGCATTGACTTTGATGGCTCAGATCCCAGCAATTTAACGTCTCAGAATGACACTTCCTCTTAAAGCCGAGTCACTGAGGGAAGCGATTGTTAATGATGGGACCAGGTCCTGGATGTGCTCTGTAGCCAAGCTCTCCTCCTTCAGGCCACTGTTTGTCACTGACTTTTGCATCCCAGAACTGTACACTCCATTCCCCTCTAAATCACCCTGTCAGTAACACAGAGCCCTGAATGCTTCCCCACTTGCACATTTGGTTTCAGCGATAGAGGCAATGTCCGTATTCGCCACACCCTTCAACAAATTCCCTCTTTAACTGCATGACCCCTGAGCCTTCAGACACCCTGCAGACCATCCCTGGGCTGGATTAACGATTATTGTCTCGACACAGCCTGATACCTGACCCGAATCAGTAGATCTCTTTACTGCCTCCTCCATGGAGCTGCTGCTCagtcctgctccccccgcccccgctatGGTTTGAGTTCAGTCCTAGCTGTCTATCCTTGCTGATGGGTGTGCATGGTCACCCCAAAGCCCAGGTGCTGTGTTTATAACTTCAGAGAGTTTCTCTTGGCTGATAACGAGCCCAGGTTACAGCCCCTGTCTCTTACCCAGTGTCCCCGAGTGTACAAAGCATTCCCCGGGAGAATGAGCTGGAAGCAGATGGTGAGGGAataccctgcctggcaggaatgCTGGTGCTGCCTGAGTTGGGATACACAGAGCTGTGTGTCCTTGCAGAAACACCTGGTTTTTATTGCTATTAAAGAGCAATGTGCATGTCTGGGTATAATAGTCTGATGCCTGTTTGCCACAGGGACAACATTGCGGCAGATACCCGGCAAggtggaggctgcagggaaggtgAAAGCCCAGGTTGTTCTGCTGACACTGGGACTGTCACTCATTGGCATGGCTCGTGCTCGTGGTGTCTGTCCAGCAGTTAATGTTTACTATCCCCCCAGTAGTGGACAATGTCAATGCAACCGGAGAGCATTCCCTTAGCCTTTGCATTCATGCAGCCGCTGGCGTTTCAGCCTCCAGGAAATAATGCAAATACAGTGCTCCCGAAAGATGCCAGATTGAGAGCCCTGGAGTCCTTTCTTCATCTGCAGCCTGGGCAGTGGTAGCCCAAGCACCCCTCCCAACTCGTCCTCCCATACGCTTGGCCCGTGGGGATGGGAAAGAGAATGCTGTATCCAAAGCCCTTTAGTCCATGGTGACTCTGCCAAGAAGTGCCGGTGTGCTAGCCTGgggctcagttcccagctctgccatttgtGCCCTTGGACTTGTGGCTTTTCAAATGCACCTAAGTGCTATCGGAGCCTGATGTCTCACTGACTTTAACAGCAAGGATGAATGTTGCCCCGAGCGCAATCCTTGTGCTGCCTCGCAGCACAGGGGCGAATCATACTGAAGCTGTGCCCTGTGCTTGGTAAAGGCACTTTCAGATGTTCCAGACATCTAGAATTCAAACTGCCCATAGCTAAAGTGATTTCCTTTCTAGATGGGTCATTTTACCCACTGTGGTGGTTCTTTAGAGATTCATCTGCTTGGAGTTACAGAGAATGAGCTAAATTCATTTTTTGAAGGATTGAGAAATTTAATTTCTCATTTCATAATTCAGAAACAGCAAAGGGATTTTCCTCAAACtttcaaaaagcaaaacaaaacaaaaaatcacccCCGATTTCAGGCAAcaagcatagaaaatttcagcctgaaaggAAACTTTCTGACAAGTCAGTGAAAAGTGGAGTTAGAATTTTTGCTTTTACTCACGTTTATACCTTTCACTTTAACTTCTCTGTTCAGAGACATCAGTTGATCAAAATTAATGTTTAGAAGAATTAAATTAATTAAGAACATTTTTCTTCTATGTATGAATGTTAATATTTCCAATCACGCCAAGGATGCACAGTTTAAAAGGATTTATACATTTATTCACTTTTGTAATAACCTCAGTTTGGGATAGTTTCAAAAATTAATTCCAACACTTAATTGACCTGTCTGTGTAATCAAATCTTTATTAGATTGAATTATCTACTCTAGG
Above is a window of Mauremys mutica isolate MM-2020 ecotype Southern unplaced genomic scaffold, ASM2049712v1 Super-Scaffold_339, whole genome shotgun sequence DNA encoding:
- the LOC123361610 gene encoding C-X-C chemokine receptor type 3-like, encoding MDKLGNSAYTFSGDDVSDLLESISFSPDYDNESDTCCSVPPCTSTSIQAFDRVFLPVLYSLLFPLGLCGNCMVMAVLLQCKRSLAGTDVFILNLALADVLLVVTLPFWAVQAVHGWVFSTGTCKLVGSIFKINFYSSIFFLVCISFDRYLSIVHAVHMYKRNKSHLMVASCLVVWGICVLLTMPDFLYLEVKKDYRLNITLCSHNFSINTSRHWKTALSMCYHMLGFFLPLGAMLYSYTCIIHTLLRSQGFHKHKAMRVILTVVVVFFVCWTPYHLALLANTLIDLQVVGRDCAMEASLDIAMSVTASLGYFHCCLNPLLYAFVGIKFRNKFLELLGHVGCVSHEFLRRHVQTPSQRKDSTWSETTEASYSGL